GTTGTTTTCGCGCTCGGTCCGATGCCCCCAGCCGTCCAGGATGCACAGAACGGCGGGACGCGGCTGCCGGATCGCAGAAGGGGTCGTTTTGGTCATCATTCTTTCAAGGATCGTTCGTTACCGAAGATAGGCGTCAGCCGGCCCGGTGGTAGGGGTGGTTCGCCGATATGCTCCACGCCCGGTACAATTGCTCGGCCAACATAGCGCGTACCAGCATATGCGGCCATGTCAAATTGCCCAATGAAAACAGGAAATCCGCCCGTTCGCGCACCGCGTCACCATGTCCGGTGGCGCCGCCGATAAGGAAGCAGACGCGGGATTTTCCGGCATCTCGCCAGGCGATCAACCGCTGCGACAGCCGCTCGCTGGTGATGACCTGTCCGCGCTGGTCGAGGGCGACGACAAGCGCGCCATCGGGCACCTTGCCCAGCAGAAGCTCGGCCTCGCGTTGGCGCAGGGTTGCGGCGTCCAGCGGCCGCTTCTCCTCGACCTCGATCAGGTCGAGTTTCCAGGGCAGCCGCTTGCGGTAATCCTCGAAAAGATCGCGCTCCGCGCCGTGTTTGGCGCGGCCGACCGCAAGCATTGCCAGGTTCATGGAAGGCTTAGGACGCGGTTTCGAGCTCGTCGATCAGCGCGGGCGACCACATCTTTTCCAGATTGTAGAACGAGCGCACTTCCGGGCGGAACAGATGGACGATCACGTCGCCGGCGTCGATCAGCACCCAGTCGGCGGCCGGCAGGCCTTCGATCTGGAAATGCCGATGGCCGCTGGAGCGTAAATTCTCGCCCAGATGCTCGGCGACAGCCGTGACATGACGGGCCGAACGCCCCGAGGCGATCAGCATGTAGTCGGCCAGACTGGTCTTGCCTCGGAGGTCGATGGTGACGATTTCGGATGCCTGATCGTCATCAAGTGACTTCTGTATCAGCGACAATAGCGGGTCGCTGGAAGCCGGTCGCTGCTGTGTACTAATCTACACTGCTCCTGTTGTGGGCACGCCGGGCCGCGCGGATGGCGGTCGCCGAGGTGGGTTCATGCCCTAAATGGATGAAGGTCCATGCCGGGGGAGCCATCCCCGCCAAGTCGCGCGCACGCTCCACCGGGATGCGCCGCGTGCCGAATCTTTTCGCCGCCGTGCTGGACATTGCCGTCAAAGAATAGTTTGGCCGGCCGAAAATCGCAACTGGGGCGAGCTGGAAGATATCGGGCCAGCGCTTCCAGCGGCTAACCTGCTGTAAATTATCGGCTCCCATCAACCAGACGAAGCGAGTCAGCGGGAAGCGCCGGCGCAAGGCGGCGAGGGTATCGACGGTGAAACGGGTGCCGAGCGCCGATTCGATGTCGGTGGGCCTGATGCGCCGCCCGGCCGCGACACGCCGCGCCTCGGCAAGACGGTCGGCTTGCGGCGCCATGTCGTCGGTGGATTTCAGCGGGTTCTGCGGCGACACCAGCCACCACACTTCGTCGAGCCCCAGCCGGACGAGCGCTGTCTGGCTGACAAGCAGATGCGCCCGGTGGGCCGGGTTGAACGAGCCGCCCAGCAAGCCGACACGCCGCTCGCGCCAGATTGGCGACAGCGGGTTGATCGGGCGCGGTTCAGGGACGTGTCTGGCCGTCACCCCGAACCACATATTTGAAGGTGGTGAGCTGTTCCACGCCGACCGGACCGCGCGCGTGCATCTTGCCCGTGGAAATCCCCATCTCGGCGCCCATGCCGAACTCACCGCCATCCGCGAACTGGGTCGAGGCGTTGTGCAGCAGAATGGCGGAGCCGACCTCGTTCAGGAAACGGGCGGCTGCGGCGTTGTCCTCGGTAATGATCGCCTCGGTGTGGCTCGAGCCGTAGCGGGCGATGTGGTCCATGGCCTCGTCGATGCCGCCGACAGTGCGCACGGCGATGATGGCATCAAGGAACTCCACGCCCCAATCGGCCTCGGTGGCGGCCACCAGGCGCGGATCGGCATTGCGCGCTTCGGCGTCGCCCCGGACCTCGCAGCCCGCGGCGATCAACCCGTCGACGATGGGCTTGAGGTGGGTGCCGAGCACCGCCCGGTCGATCAGCAGGCACTCGGTGGCGCCGCAGATGCCGGTACGGCGCATCTTGGCGTTGAGCACGATCCTGCGGGCCATGTCCAGGTCGGCGGCCGAATGGACATAGGTGTGGCAGATGCCGTCGAGATGGGCGAAAACCGGCACCCTGGCCTCGTTCTGCACCCGCTCGACCAGCGAGCGGCCACCGCGGGGCACGATGACGTCGATGACGCCTGCCATGCCCAGCATGATGCCCACGGCCGCGCGGTCCTGGGTGGGCACCAGCTGGATAGACGCGGCGGGCAGGCCGGCCTTGGCCAGGCCTTCGGCGAGGCATGCCATGATGGCCCGGTTGGAGTTCACCGCTTCGCTGCCGCCGCGCAGGATGGCCGCGTTGCCTGCCTTCAGCGCCAGCGCGCCAGCATCGGCGGTCACGTTGGGACGGGATTCATAGATGATGCCGATGACGCCAAGCGGCTGGCGCACGCGGGCGATATGCAGGCCGTTGGGCCGGTCCCACTCGGCGATGGTCTCGCCGACCGGATCGGCGAGTGCCGCCACCTCGTCCAGGCCCTTGGCCATGCCCTCGATGCGGTCCTCGTTCAGAGTGAGGCGGTCGAGCAGCGCCTTGCCCAGGCCCCGCTCCTTCGCCGAGGCCAGATCCCGGACGTTGGCCGCCAGCAGCTCGCCCGCGCGGGCGCGCACCGCCTCGGCGGCAAAGCGCAGCGCCGCGTTCTTCTGTTCGGCCGGAACGGTGGCGAGCCGGCGGGCGGCATCCTTGGCCGCCGTGCCCAGCGTCTGCATGACGCTATCGATCTCGCTGTCGCGCGTGCGCATTTCGGCGACGGTCATGGTCTTGTCTCCTGCAGCAGCACCAGATGGTCCCGGTGGATCAGCGGCCCGCGTCCCTTGTAGCCCAGTACGTCCTCGATGGCGTCGCTCCGGCGGCCCATGATACGGCGGGCCTCGTCGCTTGAATAGGCGACAAGCCCGCGCGCCAGATCGCGGCCTTCGGCGTCCTGCACGGTCACCGTGTCGCCGCGTTCGAACGTGCCCCTGATGTCGGAGACACCCGCCGCCAGCAGGCTCTTGCCCTGGCGCAGCGCCTCCTGGGCCCCCGAATCAACCGTCAGCACGGAGGTGGGCCGCAGGGTGCCTGCGATCCACTGCTTGCGCACGGTCAGCGGCGCCTCGTGGGCCTCGAACCAGGTGCCGATGCCGGTGTCGCGGTAGCGGCCGATGGGATGGTCGGGCCCGCCATTGACGATCAGCACGTGGCACCCCGAGGGCACCGCGATCCTGGCGGCGGCCATCTTGGTCACCATGCCGCCCCTGCCAACGCCGTCGGCCTTGGTGTCGCCCGCCATTTCCTCGATCTCGGGTGTGATGCGGGGAATGTGGCGGAACAGGGTGGCGGCGGGATCGAGGCCGGGATCGGCGGAATACAGCCCGTCCACATCCGACAGGATGACCAGGCAATCGGCCGAGATCATCTGCGCCACGCGCGCGGCCAGGCGGTCATTGTCGCCGTAGCGCAATTCGTGGGTGGCGACGGTGTCGTTTTCGTTGATGACGGGCAGGGCGCCCAGATGCACCAGCGCCTCGATGGTGTCGCGGGCGTTCAGATAGCGGCGGCGGACCTCGGTATCGTCCAGGGTCAGCAGGATCTGCGCCACGGTAATGTCGTGGCGCAGCATGGTTTCCTGATAGGCGTGCGCCAGCTTGATCTGGCCAACGGCGGCGGCGGCCTGGCTGTCGGCGAGCCGGGCCCGGTTGAATTCGGGGCCCAGATGGGGCGAGCCCAGCGCCACCGCGCCGGAAGAGACGATGACCACCTGGGTCCCGCGCGCCCGAAGCGCCACGATGTCCTCCGCCAGCGATGCAAGCCAGCCGCGGCGCAGGCCGGTTCGCCGGTCGACGAGTGTTGCCGAGCCGATCTTGATGACGATGCGCCGTGCGCGGCTGAAATCGTATTGCATGGCCGCGATCCTAGATGGGCCGCCAAGGTTCTTCGTGGGCGTTGGCCGCCGCGGCTTCGCTCTTGCGGCGGTTCTCGATCACTTTCCACAGCGCACGGAGTACGGTCTGCACGCCTTCGCCGCTGGCCGTCGAGAGGGGATAGACAGTCTTGCGGCTGACTTTCTTCAGCGCCGCCAGCTTCTCCTCGACCTGCTCGGGCGTGAGCGCGTCGATCTTGTTGAGACCGACGATTTCCTTCTTGTCGCCCAGCACCTCGTCGTAGCGCTTCAGCTCGCGCCGGATGGTTCTGTAGGCGCCGGCCACATCATCCTGCGTGCCGTCGACCAGATGCAGCAGCACGCCGCAACGCTCCACATGGCCAAGGAACCGGGTGCCCAGGCCATGCCCTTCCGAAGCGCCCGCGATCAGGCCGGGAATGTCGGCCATGACGAATTCCTTGGCATCGATGCCGACCACGCCCAGGTTGGGCGTCAGCGTGGTGAATGGATAATCTGCGATCTTGGGGCGGGCGCTCGAGACGGCGGCGAGGAACGACGATTTGCCCGCGTTGGGCAGGCCGACGAGGCCGGCATCGGCGATCAGCTTGAGGCGCAGCCACACCCACATCTCCGTGCCGTCCTGGCCGGGATTGGCGTGCCGGGGGGCGCGGTTGGTCGAGCTTTTGAAATAGGCGTTGCCGAAGCCGCCATTGCCGCCGGTAAGCAGCTTGATGCGCTGGCCCACCACGGTCATGTCGGCCAGCAACGTTTCCTTGTCGTCCTCGAACACCTGGGTGCCGACCGGCACGTACAGCACCGCGTCGTTGCCGTTGCGGCCGGTACGGTCCTGTCCGGCGCCGGGTGCGCCGGCCTGGGCCTTGAAATGCTGTTTGTAGCGATAGTCGATAAGGGTGTTGAGGCCGTCGACCGCCTCGACCCAGACGCCGCCGCCGCGGCCGCCGTCGCCGCCATTGGGGCCGCCGAACTCGATGTACTTCTCGCGCCGGAAGGCGACGGCGCCGTTACCGCCGTTGCCGCTGCGCAGGTAGATCTTGCATTCGTCGAGGAATTTCATGCGTCGCTAGATGGGCCTGGGGCCAATACGAAAAAAGGGGAATGGTTATCCATCCCCCTTCGGTCGGACAACCATGTGTCGATAGTCAGTTCGCCGGCTCGACCCTCACATACTGACGGTCGTCGCGGGCGACGTAAAACTTCACCTTGCCCGGCGTCAGCGCGAACAGGGTGTGGTCCTTGCCCATGCCCACGTTCTCGCCCGGGTGCCACTTGGTGCCGCGCTGGCGGATGATGATGTTGCCGGCAACGACGGCCTCGTCGCCGAACTTCTTGACGCCGAGACGGCGACCGGCGGTATCGCGACCGTTGCGCGAGCTGCCGCCTGCTTTCTTATGTGCCATGGGTGCTGCTCCTTGGGGCTTAGCTGGCCGAAATGCCGGTGATGCGCAGCACGGTCTGGTGCTGGCGATGGCCGTTCTTGCGGCGATAATTCTGGCGGCGCTTCTTCTTGAAGATGATGATCTTCTTGGCGCGGGACTGCTCCAGCACCTCGGCGGTGACCGACGCGCCCTCGACCATCGGGGCGCCGAGCGTGACGTTGTCACCCTCGCCGACGGCCAGCACATCGCCAAAGTTCAGGGTGGCGCCCGCGTCGCCTTCCAGCTTCTCGACCTTGATCACGTCGCCGGCTGCGACCCGGTACTGCTTGCCGCCCGTCTTGATTACTGCGAACATTTCTCGTCTCTTTCCGCGGGGCGGGCCCCGTGCATGGATTCCGTGTCCGGTGGGGCGGACCCCCTCGGAAGAGCGCGCACTATAGCGATTCGGCTTTTCAAGTCAATACGAGCGGCAGGCCAACGCGGGCATTTACTTTCCTTCTGCGTGTCGCTAGTTTCCCGCCGCATCGAGACCAGCCTACCCCAGCGGAGAGGTGCCGGAGTGGTCGATCGGGGCGGTCTCGAAAACCGTTGTGCGTGCAAGCGTACCGTGGGTTCGAATCCCACCCTCTCCGCCATTTTCATTCCCAGAATTCCCGGTCAACGATGCGCCTGAAGGGCGAGCGGGTTACCCGCGCAACGCTGGCGAGTGCCTGGATGCCAAGCGCATCGGGAATGAGGCGCAGGATGCCGGTCCGGAACCTGCGGCTCGCCGGCACCCATCCACGCCGGTAAAACCACCTTGGCATTCCGGACGTGCGGGGCGAGCATGGGGCAGCGGGGGCTTCCACCGAATGGCGGGACCGGTAGCGCCATTGGCTGCTTCTACCGGACCTTACGCCCAAGCGCGCTGCAGGACATGCTCGAACAGGGACAGCCGATGCGCCGATGGTCTTTCATGCTGGTTGCGGCTCTTGCCGTGATGATCGGCGGCGGTCCCGCGCTGGCGCAGGAGCGGGTCTATACCTACCGCGTCGTCCATCCGCTCTATGGCGCGATCGGCACCTATGCCAAGAGCGCTGCGCTGGCGGGTGAAACGCTGCGCCTCGAGAGCCGCTTGCGCGTCGCCGTGCGGATTCTCGGCATCGTCGTTCATCGGGAGGAGGGTGACTACACGGTCACCTTTCGCGGTGGCCGGCTGCTGGCATTCCAGGCGACAACCGTGGTCAACGGCAAGCGTGCCGATGTCAGCGGCGAAGTGCAGGGCGATCATTTCGTCGTGACCTCGCCCGCAGGTGCCGTAAACGCGCCCCTTGGTGTCGCTCCATCCGATCCCTGGATACTGAACAAGCGCGGCACGGTGTCGGTCGTGTCGATGAAGAATGGGCAGATCATCCCCACGCAGGTCACCGGCGGCGAGGCGGCGACGGTGTCGGTTCAGGGCGTCGCGGTGACAACCCGCCATTTTACGGCCCAGGGCGAACAATTGCAGGAGACATGGCTGAACGACCGCGGCGTGCCCATCATCTTCCGCAGCGCCGAGAACGGCACGCCGATCGATTTCATCCTTACGTCGCCGCTGGACGATGCGGGCCGCACCGAACCGGGCCTTGTGCCATCCCTCAGATTGACGCCGGAGCGCGAGAGATAGGCGATCCGGCCGTGCAGGGGCCGGACCAGACCGGTCGTTGCACCGTGGTTGTTCCCTTTAGGCCATCTCCGGAATTTCGCTTAAGCTCGGCGGCGTCATCATCGGTCAAACTTGAACGGGGGGAATCTGAATGGCACTGGACGTCATCGGCGCGGGCTTCGGGCGCACGGGCACGCTGTCTCTCAAGCTGGCGCTCGAGAAAATCGGCTTCGGACCCTGCTATCACATGATGGAAGTGCTCAAGAACCCGCACTTCACGGCCTTTTGGAAGAAGGCCGCGTTCAACGAGCCGGTGGACTGGGACGAGGTTTTCGCCGGCTACCGCGCGACGGTCGATTGGCCGGGCTGTTCCTACTGGAAGGAACTGGCGATTGCCTATCCGGCGGCCAAGGTGGTCCTCAGCGTGCGCGATCCGGACCGCTGGTATGAAAGCACCCAGAACACCATCTTCTCGCCGGAGATGATGAAGCGGGCCGCCGAGTCGCCGCCCGACGAAAACCGCGCCGGCATGATGAAAAAGATCCTGGGAGACACGTTCGGGGGCCGGTTCGCGGACCGCGATCACGCGATCGCCGTGTTCAACGATCACATCAAGACGGTGAAAAGCACCATCCCGCCCGATCGTCTGCTGGTGTTCGAGGTTGCCGATGGCTGGGAGCCGCTATGCTCGTTTCTCGGCGCCGATATTCCCGACGAGCCGTTTCCCCGGACCAACAGCACCGATGAATTCGCCGACATCTTTCCGCCTCTGGTCAAGAACCAGGCCGGCTCGGCCGGCGGCTAACGGGAACGGGACACGACGGCCATGAGTTCGTCGATCTTCCGGCGGCGCTCGTCCTCGTCGCCGTTCTCGATCGCGTGGGCGACGCAATGACCGACATGATCGCGCAGGACTTCATCCTCGACCCGGTTGAGCGCGGCCTTGACCGCCTGGAGCTGGGTAATGACGTCGATGCAGTAGCGGTCTTCCTCGATCATCCGGGTGATGCCGCGCACCTGGCCCTCGATTCGGCCGAGGCGGCCGAGCGTGGATTTCTTGGCTGTCGGGTTCATGGCTTCTCTATATCCTCAGGGGCCTTGGCAGATACCCCCTTAGGGTATATGAGGGACATGATCGCGGCAAGCAGCGCGTGCTTGCCCGTCGCCGGCCAGCAGGACGGAGATGGCGCATCGAGAACGCCGCAACGGGCCCGGCCCGACAGCCCCGTCAGAGCAGACGATGCCCTAGGTGACTGCCAGGCCGCCATCGATGGCGATTACCTGCCCCGTCACCCAGTCGGCGCCGGGATCAGCGAACTGCACGATCCAGCGGGCGACGTCGCCCGGCTTGCCACGGCGTTTGAGCGGAATTTGTGCGCGCTCCTGCGCCTCGATCTCAGCCGCCTGCCGCCGCGAGAGCCCCATCATGCCCGTCAGCGCCCCGGACTCGGTCGGCCCGGCCGCGACGGCATTGACGCGGATGCCATGAGGCGCGAGTTCTAGAGCCCAGCACCGGGTGAGGTGCTCGAGCGCCGCCTTGCTCGCGGCGTAGTGGCCGAGTCCGGCGACAGCCTTGTGGCCGAAGGTGCTCGAGACATTGATGATGGCGCCCTTCGCTGCGATCAGGTGGGGCAGCGCCGCTGCGGATAGCAGGCTGGGCCCGATGACATTCACGGCAAGGATCTGGCCGATGCGGTCGGCGCTGGCGTCGGCCAGCGGCAGAATGGCCCCGGCGCCGGCATTGTTCACCAGTATATCGACGCGGCCCCATGTTTCGGCAGCCTTCGCGACCGTGCGCGCTGCATCTTCAGGCCTGGCCGCGTCGGCGACGATGCCGGCGATGTTGGGATTGTCTCCGGCCGCTTCCTTGAGGGCCTGCGCGCGGCGGCCCGTGATGACGACCTTGGCCCCCTTGCCGGCAAAACTCAGTGCCGCGGCCCGGCCAATGCCGGAGCTGCCGCCGGTGACGATCACGACTTTGCCGTTGAAATCATTCATGAGAGTGCCTTTCGTCTTTGCCGCCTGACCCGGCCCGGCGATGCGCCGCGCAACGCGCCGCATCGCCGGTTGTGATCAGGCGGCAACCGGTGCCGATTTGTCCACGGGATGGACCGCGCGAAGACCGATCTGGATCATGTTCCAGGCATTGATCGCACCGATGAGCAGGGTGAGATAGGCGATCTCGGTCTCGTTGAACCGGGCCTTCAGGAGCTCGTAATCCGCATCCGGTGCGTGCGTCTTGCCGACCCGGGTAAGGATCTCGGTCCAGTTGAGCGCGGCGCGCTCGCGGTCGGTGTATAGCGGTGAATGCCGCCAGGCATTGAGCAGGTGGAGCCGCATGTTGCTCTCGCCGTTCTTCAAGGCATCCTTCACATGCATGTGGATACAGAAGGAACAGCCGTTCAGCTGCGACGCGCGTACCTTCACCAACTCGACCAGACTGTGCTCCAGGCCGCTGTCGGCAATGGCGGTTTCGACCGCGATCATGGCCTTGGTGCCTTCGGGGGCGATCTGGAAGATGTTCATTCGGGGTTTCATGTGACGCTCTCCAGTGGGGGGTGAGATGTCGAACGGGCGTCTGCGATCGCCCAGAAGGTCAGCAGCGCCCCGAGAATTGCCGGGAGCGTGACGGCGGGAAAATCCCTGGGGATCGCCGACGGCCCGCAGATGCCGACCGCGACCTCCCAGAAATGAAAAAGCGCGTGGCCGGCCAGC
The window above is part of the Emcibacter sp. SYSU 3D8 genome. Proteins encoded here:
- the rlmH gene encoding 23S rRNA (pseudouridine(1915)-N(3))-methyltransferase RlmH, translating into MNLAMLAVGRAKHGAERDLFEDYRKRLPWKLDLIEVEEKRPLDAATLRQREAELLLGKVPDGALVVALDQRGQVITSERLSQRLIAWRDAGKSRVCFLIGGATGHGDAVRERADFLFSLGNLTWPHMLVRAMLAEQLYRAWSISANHPYHRAG
- the rsfS gene encoding ribosome silencing factor, yielding MSTQQRPASSDPLLSLIQKSLDDDQASEIVTIDLRGKTSLADYMLIASGRSARHVTAVAEHLGENLRSSGHRHFQIEGLPAADWVLIDAGDVIVHLFRPEVRSFYNLEKMWSPALIDELETAS
- a CDS encoding nicotinate-nucleotide adenylyltransferase — protein: MTARHVPEPRPINPLSPIWRERRVGLLGGSFNPAHRAHLLVSQTALVRLGLDEVWWLVSPQNPLKSTDDMAPQADRLAEARRVAAGRRIRPTDIESALGTRFTVDTLAALRRRFPLTRFVWLMGADNLQQVSRWKRWPDIFQLAPVAIFGRPNYSLTAMSSTAAKRFGTRRIPVERARDLAGMAPPAWTFIHLGHEPTSATAIRAARRAHNRSSVD
- a CDS encoding glutamate-5-semialdehyde dehydrogenase, coding for MTVAEMRTRDSEIDSVMQTLGTAAKDAARRLATVPAEQKNAALRFAAEAVRARAGELLAANVRDLASAKERGLGKALLDRLTLNEDRIEGMAKGLDEVAALADPVGETIAEWDRPNGLHIARVRQPLGVIGIIYESRPNVTADAGALALKAGNAAILRGGSEAVNSNRAIMACLAEGLAKAGLPAASIQLVPTQDRAAVGIMLGMAGVIDVIVPRGGRSLVERVQNEARVPVFAHLDGICHTYVHSAADLDMARRIVLNAKMRRTGICGATECLLIDRAVLGTHLKPIVDGLIAAGCEVRGDAEARNADPRLVAATEADWGVEFLDAIIAVRTVGGIDEAMDHIARYGSSHTEAIITEDNAAAARFLNEVGSAILLHNASTQFADGGEFGMGAEMGISTGKMHARGPVGVEQLTTFKYVVRGDGQTRP
- the proB gene encoding glutamate 5-kinase, which encodes MQYDFSRARRIVIKIGSATLVDRRTGLRRGWLASLAEDIVALRARGTQVVIVSSGAVALGSPHLGPEFNRARLADSQAAAAVGQIKLAHAYQETMLRHDITVAQILLTLDDTEVRRRYLNARDTIEALVHLGALPVINENDTVATHELRYGDNDRLAARVAQMISADCLVILSDVDGLYSADPGLDPAATLFRHIPRITPEIEEMAGDTKADGVGRGGMVTKMAAARIAVPSGCHVLIVNGGPDHPIGRYRDTGIGTWFEAHEAPLTVRKQWIAGTLRPTSVLTVDSGAQEALRQGKSLLAAGVSDIRGTFERGDTVTVQDAEGRDLARGLVAYSSDEARRIMGRRSDAIEDVLGYKGRGPLIHRDHLVLLQETRP
- the obgE gene encoding GTPase ObgE, which codes for MKFLDECKIYLRSGNGGNGAVAFRREKYIEFGGPNGGDGGRGGGVWVEAVDGLNTLIDYRYKQHFKAQAGAPGAGQDRTGRNGNDAVLYVPVGTQVFEDDKETLLADMTVVGQRIKLLTGGNGGFGNAYFKSSTNRAPRHANPGQDGTEMWVWLRLKLIADAGLVGLPNAGKSSFLAAVSSARPKIADYPFTTLTPNLGVVGIDAKEFVMADIPGLIAGASEGHGLGTRFLGHVERCGVLLHLVDGTQDDVAGAYRTIRRELKRYDEVLGDKKEIVGLNKIDALTPEQVEEKLAALKKVSRKTVYPLSTASGEGVQTVLRALWKVIENRRKSEAAAANAHEEPWRPI
- the rpmA gene encoding 50S ribosomal protein L27, with translation MAHKKAGGSSRNGRDTAGRRLGVKKFGDEAVVAGNIIIRQRGTKWHPGENVGMGKDHTLFALTPGKVKFYVARDDRQYVRVEPAN
- the rplU gene encoding 50S ribosomal protein L21, producing the protein MFAVIKTGGKQYRVAAGDVIKVEKLEGDAGATLNFGDVLAVGEGDNVTLGAPMVEGASVTAEVLEQSRAKKIIIFKKKRRQNYRRKNGHRQHQTVLRITGISAS
- a CDS encoding DUF6134 family protein — encoded protein: MRRWSFMLVAALAVMIGGGPALAQERVYTYRVVHPLYGAIGTYAKSAALAGETLRLESRLRVAVRILGIVVHREEGDYTVTFRGGRLLAFQATTVVNGKRADVSGEVQGDHFVVTSPAGAVNAPLGVAPSDPWILNKRGTVSVVSMKNGQIIPTQVTGGEAATVSVQGVAVTTRHFTAQGEQLQETWLNDRGVPIIFRSAENGTPIDFILTSPLDDAGRTEPGLVPSLRLTPERER
- a CDS encoding sulfotransferase family protein is translated as MALDVIGAGFGRTGTLSLKLALEKIGFGPCYHMMEVLKNPHFTAFWKKAAFNEPVDWDEVFAGYRATVDWPGCSYWKELAIAYPAAKVVLSVRDPDRWYESTQNTIFSPEMMKRAAESPPDENRAGMMKKILGDTFGGRFADRDHAIAVFNDHIKTVKSTIPPDRLLVFEVADGWEPLCSFLGADIPDEPFPRTNSTDEFADIFPPLVKNQAGSAGG
- a CDS encoding metal-sensitive transcriptional regulator, coding for MNPTAKKSTLGRLGRIEGQVRGITRMIEEDRYCIDVITQLQAVKAALNRVEDEVLRDHVGHCVAHAIENGDEDERRRKIDELMAVVSRSR
- a CDS encoding SDR family oxidoreductase, coding for MNDFNGKVVIVTGGSSGIGRAAALSFAGKGAKVVITGRRAQALKEAAGDNPNIAGIVADAARPEDAARTVAKAAETWGRVDILVNNAGAGAILPLADASADRIGQILAVNVIGPSLLSAAALPHLIAAKGAIINVSSTFGHKAVAGLGHYAASKAALEHLTRCWALELAPHGIRVNAVAAGPTESGALTGMMGLSRRQAAEIEAQERAQIPLKRRGKPGDVARWIVQFADPGADWVTGQVIAIDGGLAVT
- a CDS encoding carboxymuconolactone decarboxylase family protein, with the translated sequence MKPRMNIFQIAPEGTKAMIAVETAIADSGLEHSLVELVKVRASQLNGCSFCIHMHVKDALKNGESNMRLHLLNAWRHSPLYTDRERAALNWTEILTRVGKTHAPDADYELLKARFNETEIAYLTLLIGAINAWNMIQIGLRAVHPVDKSAPVAA